In Fimbriimonadia bacterium, the following are encoded in one genomic region:
- a CDS encoding thiolase domain-containing protein (Catalyzes the synthesis of acetoacetyl coenzyme A from two molecules of acetyl coenzyme A. It can also act as a thiolase, catalyzing the reverse reaction and generating two-carbon units from the four-carbon product of fatty acid oxidation), whose product MIRFGKENLRIPRFERPVYIVAGGLTDFRKRYSEKSTEELIVEATKMAFEENDLKVSPQELRDMVNFVVYSQFADHFGDQLLAAARAHDALGFDPLGNIEVKTGGATGGSSVLAAAMAISSGYASCVPVVGWERMDEVPTKVGNSYIASAACKNFESELSWMYATYYALMAQRYLYAHHVPRETLAKIAQKNHGYAMFSPFSQNPMDLTIEEILENDIVSDPLSFLECCVMSTGAATLVLADEETAFKITDKPVRLKAIAGGTHTLRTADRRDMPVLLLPNETPEMYADRKEDWPGFTSFLASRMAAYLAYHMAGITNPVEEFDILETHDAFTISDIQTYEDIGLRPYGRGREFIESGEAYYEGKLPTNLSGGLIGTMHAVGATGIFQMVEIFWQMRGEWAKFHERDEMWSRYGKKKPEKWRNLQLDPLPKLGCAISHAGTGSHVTCAILERVA is encoded by the coding sequence ATGATCCGTTTCGGCAAGGAGAACTTGAGAATTCCGAGATTCGAAAGGCCGGTGTACATCGTTGCAGGCGGCCTCACGGACTTTCGGAAGCGCTACTCTGAGAAGAGCACAGAAGAGCTGATCGTGGAGGCCACCAAGATGGCCTTCGAAGAGAACGACCTGAAGGTGTCGCCGCAGGAACTGCGCGACATGGTGAACTTCGTGGTCTACTCGCAGTTCGCCGACCACTTCGGCGACCAGCTCCTGGCTGCCGCACGCGCGCATGATGCGTTAGGCTTCGACCCACTCGGCAACATCGAGGTGAAAACGGGCGGCGCAACCGGGGGAAGCAGCGTACTTGCCGCGGCGATGGCAATATCCTCAGGTTATGCTAGCTGCGTGCCGGTCGTTGGCTGGGAACGCATGGACGAAGTGCCGACCAAGGTCGGCAACTCCTACATCGCCTCGGCCGCGTGCAAGAACTTCGAGTCCGAGCTGAGTTGGATGTATGCCACCTATTACGCACTGATGGCGCAGAGGTACCTGTATGCCCACCACGTACCCCGCGAGACCCTGGCCAAGATCGCGCAGAAGAACCACGGATATGCCATGTTCTCGCCCTTCTCACAGAACCCGATGGACCTAACCATCGAGGAAATCCTGGAGAACGACATTGTATCCGACCCGTTGTCGTTCCTAGAGTGCTGCGTGATGAGCACCGGCGCTGCCACACTGGTACTCGCGGACGAGGAGACGGCGTTCAAGATCACGGACAAACCGGTACGGTTGAAGGCCATTGCAGGAGGCACACACACGCTGCGCACGGCCGACAGGCGTGACATGCCCGTGCTACTCCTGCCGAACGAGACGCCCGAAATGTACGCAGACCGCAAGGAGGACTGGCCCGGCTTCACGAGCTTCTTGGCGTCACGCATGGCTGCTTACCTCGCCTACCATATGGCGGGAATCACCAACCCGGTAGAGGAGTTCGACATTCTGGAAACTCACGATGCCTTCACGATCAGTGACATTCAGACGTACGAGGACATCGGACTGCGCCCCTATGGCCGTGGTCGAGAGTTTATCGAGAGCGGCGAAGCGTACTATGAAGGAAAACTACCTACCAACTTGAGTGGTGGCCTAATCGGAACGATGCACGCCGTAGGCGCTACCGGCATCTTCCAGATGGTAGAAATCTTCTGGCAGATGCGAGGCGAGTGGGCGAAGTTCCACGAGCGCGATGAGATGTGGTCGCGCTACGGCAAGAAGAAACCCGAGAAATGGCGCAACTTGCAGCTCGATCCGCTGCCGAAGCTCGGTTGCGCGATCAGCCATGCCGGAACTGGCAGCCATGTGACCTGCGCGATACTGGAGAGGGTGGCCTAA
- a CDS encoding prepilin-type N-terminal cleavage/methylation domain-containing protein encodes MRIRAFTLIELLVVIAIIAILAAILFPVFSRAREKSKDSQCVSNARQIGIAVRMYADDNAGVWPIFYAYDPDPPGWQPGHKGVEILIYPYVKSKYVFLCPMDQGTPIMRQEVPSARNYMEAYGSSYQFTSCSFTIIEGESFINQYVFDFTRIVKDSAFVEPARTRIMRDVEFPWFDKPPYNFPPEYFAVWHRLGGTCIFADGHAKFVTNSGEFASFLVSPGGWVTSEHWLECY; translated from the coding sequence GTGCGTATAAGAGCGTTTACGCTAATCGAGCTTCTGGTCGTGATCGCGATCATCGCGATTCTGGCGGCGATCCTCTTCCCTGTGTTCTCTCGCGCGAGGGAGAAATCCAAAGACTCGCAGTGCGTCTCCAACGCTCGGCAGATTGGCATCGCAGTCCGCATGTATGCGGACGACAATGCGGGTGTGTGGCCGATCTTCTATGCCTACGACCCCGATCCGCCCGGCTGGCAGCCAGGCCACAAGGGGGTCGAGATACTCATCTATCCGTATGTGAAGAGCAAGTATGTGTTCCTCTGTCCCATGGACCAAGGCACACCCATCATGCGACAAGAGGTTCCGTCCGCAAGGAACTACATGGAAGCATACGGCTCCAGCTATCAGTTTACTAGTTGCAGTTTCACCATCATCGAAGGAGAGTCCTTCATCAATCAATACGTGTTCGACTTCACCCGTATCGTCAAGGACTCTGCGTTCGTGGAGCCTGCGAGGACACGTATTATGCGTGACGTGGAGTTTCCGTGGTTCGACAAACCGCCTTACAACTTCCCACCGGAGTACTTCGCAGTGTGGCACCGCCTAGGTGGCACCTGCATCTTCGCCGATGGGCACGCCAAGTTCGTCACGAATTCCGGGGAGTTCGCCTCGTTCCTAGTATCTCCCGGTGGTTGGGTGACATCGGAACACTGGCTCGAGTGCTACTAA
- a CDS encoding ECF transporter S component: MRTYRWTSRDVWILLAVCVPFGFVYIAWDHLYDALLKAGWTLAPTSLINGMWMMGGFLAAALIRKPGACLIGEALSALVEVGTIHLVGSQYPINVSGEVYTQIEMGGKTMDVFNVVFFVGVLQGLGGEIALAMFRYDAWDYPPFLWGGVGAAVMEWFTGIYVTHYYAFAGTGQMWATLLTSIIAMCAAAALSCWIGQRVKGRVPPTKAAVETTRSQQGQVRV; encoded by the coding sequence ATGAGAACGTATCGCTGGACGTCTCGCGATGTGTGGATCCTTCTGGCGGTGTGCGTGCCGTTCGGCTTCGTGTATATCGCTTGGGACCACCTGTATGATGCCTTGCTGAAGGCGGGTTGGACCCTCGCTCCGACGAGCCTCATCAATGGAATGTGGATGATGGGTGGGTTTCTCGCCGCGGCGCTCATAAGGAAGCCCGGTGCATGCCTGATAGGAGAAGCGCTCTCCGCGCTCGTCGAGGTCGGCACGATTCACCTTGTCGGATCACAATATCCTATCAACGTGAGCGGAGAGGTGTACACGCAGATCGAGATGGGCGGCAAAACCATGGACGTGTTCAACGTGGTCTTCTTCGTAGGAGTGTTACAGGGTCTCGGCGGTGAGATCGCGTTGGCCATGTTTCGATACGATGCGTGGGACTATCCGCCATTTCTGTGGGGGGGAGTCGGTGCGGCCGTCATGGAGTGGTTTACCGGCATCTACGTGACACACTACTACGCTTTCGCCGGTACAGGTCAGATGTGGGCCACTCTCCTCACGTCCATAATCGCCATGTGCGCTGCAGCAGCACTCAGCTGCTGGATCGGGCAACGGGTGAAAGGAAGAGTTCCTCCAACGAAGGCAGCGGTGGAGACGACAAGATCACAGCAAGGGCAGGTGCGCGTATGA
- a CDS encoding prepilin-type N-terminal cleavage/methylation domain-containing protein → MTTRCRGFTLIELLVVIAIIAILAAILFPVFSNARRQARVSQCVSNARQVGMAVRMYVDTYSGTWPIFFAYNSQPPAGHPDHKGVEVQLYPYVKDKRVFGCAEDKGGPYQELDVPGTRSYLDAYGTSFRYTKCVYTTIAGYSSSNNRLRDYTYVSRDSSFQYPANTRIMRDEMMSFFSRKHDPGCAKYGYDCDPPWDYFREWHATGGTLIFADGHAKFVTTPAAFDATFVDAAGHESGAPHPEEGSWYWACD, encoded by the coding sequence ATGACGACTAGGTGTCGAGGCTTTACCCTTATCGAGCTTCTGGTCGTGATCGCGATCATCGCGATTCTGGCGGCGATCCTCTTTCCCGTTTTCAGCAATGCCCGGCGGCAGGCGCGGGTCAGCCAGTGCGTGTCCAACGCGCGCCAGGTGGGCATGGCGGTCCGAATGTACGTGGATACGTACAGTGGTACCTGGCCCATCTTCTTCGCTTATAACAGCCAGCCGCCCGCGGGGCACCCCGACCACAAGGGAGTGGAGGTGCAGCTCTATCCATACGTGAAAGATAAGCGGGTGTTCGGGTGTGCCGAAGACAAGGGAGGGCCCTACCAGGAGCTGGACGTGCCGGGCACGAGGAGCTACCTCGACGCCTATGGCACCAGTTTCCGCTACACCAAATGCGTGTACACTACCATCGCCGGGTACAGTAGCTCGAACAACCGATTGCGCGACTACACCTACGTCTCGCGCGACTCGAGCTTTCAGTATCCCGCAAATACTCGCATCATGCGCGACGAGATGATGTCCTTCTTCTCGCGCAAGCACGATCCGGGTTGCGCGAAGTACGGCTATGATTGCGATCCGCCTTGGGACTACTTCCGCGAGTGGCATGCTACGGGAGGAACGCTGATCTTCGCCGATGGGCATGCCAAGTTCGTCACGACCCCGGCAGCTTTCGACGCTACGTTCGTAGACGCCGCGGGGCACGAGAGCGGCGCTCCGCACCCCGAGGAGGGAAGCTGGTACTGGGCCTGCGACTGA